Proteins found in one Prochlorococcus marinus XMU1405 genomic segment:
- a CDS encoding DEAD/DEAH box helicase, producing the protein MALKKDSNSLGREQENSQNEDSSLLEFKNLDNKKEIESQVLEVSKGDVNENGFLDFGFNQSILNSLINKGYKNPTPIQKAAIPELMLGRDLLGQAQTGTGKTAAFALPIIEKLTDNKELNAKVLVMTPTRELATQVAESFKSYSSESSNFKTVAIYGGTDYRNQISALKRKVDVVVGTPGRIMDHIRQGTFKIKDINCLVLDEADEMLNMGFLEDIEWIIDQLPENKQMVLFSATMPSEIRNIAKKYLNDPAEILIKSVKKETQLISQKFLYVQRHHKLDALKRILELNNEGVIIFVRTKLLTTSIAEALENSGHTVAVLNGDIPQNQRENTVDRLKKGFINILVATDVAARGLDVERIKLVVNYDFPFDKETYTHRIGRTGRAGRSGEAILFVNQREKHFLRNLENSTRTKIEEINIPSNKIINEKRMEKLIDNVNESSLAKDENEENKALIIDVLDNLKEKYSMDDSNIAMAAINLVIGNKSFFVNDDDSWINKQNNTDRNRSNRNSNNRMRNSNRRNNYQNDSFETYKFNFGKFDGVRVANIISSICNSTNINGRSIGKIQIFNDYSLVDLPRDLHRETKNKLKKIKVRN; encoded by the coding sequence ATGGCTTTAAAAAAAGATAGTAACTCTCTAGGTAGAGAGCAGGAAAATTCTCAGAATGAAGATTCTTCCCTACTAGAGTTCAAGAACTTAGATAATAAAAAAGAAATTGAATCTCAAGTATTGGAAGTATCTAAAGGAGATGTTAATGAGAATGGATTTCTCGATTTTGGTTTTAATCAATCGATCTTAAATTCGTTAATAAATAAAGGATATAAAAATCCAACTCCCATCCAAAAAGCTGCAATTCCCGAACTAATGTTAGGCAGGGATTTACTAGGCCAAGCACAAACAGGAACAGGAAAGACTGCAGCTTTCGCATTACCAATAATAGAAAAACTTACAGATAATAAAGAATTAAATGCCAAGGTTTTAGTTATGACTCCTACAAGAGAATTAGCAACTCAAGTGGCAGAATCTTTTAAAAGTTATAGTTCTGAATCTAGTAATTTTAAGACGGTTGCAATATATGGAGGTACCGACTATCGAAATCAAATTTCTGCATTAAAAAGAAAAGTTGACGTAGTAGTTGGTACCCCAGGCCGAATAATGGATCATATAAGGCAGGGGACTTTTAAAATTAAAGATATAAATTGTCTTGTTTTAGATGAGGCAGATGAAATGTTAAATATGGGTTTTCTTGAAGATATTGAATGGATAATAGATCAACTTCCGGAAAATAAGCAGATGGTATTGTTTTCAGCGACAATGCCTAGTGAGATAAGAAATATAGCAAAAAAATATCTAAATGATCCCGCCGAAATATTAATCAAAAGTGTCAAAAAAGAAACTCAATTAATTTCGCAAAAATTTCTATATGTACAAAGGCATCATAAGTTAGATGCTTTAAAAAGAATACTAGAACTTAATAACGAGGGAGTAATTATTTTTGTTAGGACAAAACTACTTACTACTTCAATAGCTGAAGCTTTAGAGAATTCGGGTCATACTGTGGCGGTACTTAATGGAGATATACCTCAAAATCAAAGAGAAAATACTGTAGATAGATTGAAAAAAGGATTTATTAATATCCTTGTTGCAACTGATGTCGCAGCTAGAGGATTAGATGTTGAGAGGATAAAACTTGTTGTTAATTACGATTTTCCTTTTGACAAGGAAACATATACTCATAGAATTGGAAGAACTGGAAGGGCAGGCAGATCAGGAGAAGCAATTTTATTTGTTAATCAAAGAGAAAAACATTTTCTAAGAAACTTAGAAAACTCAACAAGAACCAAGATTGAAGAAATTAATATACCAAGTAATAAAATAATAAATGAAAAAAGGATGGAGAAACTTATAGATAATGTTAATGAGAGTTCTTTAGCTAAAGATGAAAATGAAGAAAATAAAGCTTTGATTATTGATGTACTAGATAATTTAAAAGAAAAATACTCTATGGATGACTCAAATATTGCAATGGCGGCGATTAATTTAGTTATAGGTAATAAATCATTTTTTGTAAATGACGATGATTCTTGGATTAATAAACAAAATAATACTGATCGAAATAGATCAAATAGAAATAGTAATAATCGTATGAGAAATTCAAATAGGAGAAATAATTATCAAAATGATTCTTTTGAAACCTACAAATTTAACTTTGGTAAATTTGATGGAGTTAGAGTTGCAAATATCATATCCTCAATCTGTAATTCAACTAATATAAATGGTAGATCCATAGGTAAAATACAGATTTTTAATGATTACAGTTTAGTAGATTTACCCAGAGATCTGCATAGAGAAACTAAAAATAAATTAAAAAAAATTAAAGTCAGAAACTAG
- a CDS encoding AAA family ATPase, translating into MTKTTTDIENFQYDHIFNLILDIFKFSEKKYGNFVKDVLRILLEFEKNGETIIDVDNSLIIFELLEDGWPNKHIDVLKNKGLIGSLHSPFVLVNRKLSLSKWSKKIERVINLFLKKIDNDNLMNSRIYKEDNKIDQIKNIFKYSNLVFLQGGPGTGKTTLIINLILELLQVDNFLNIGLSAPTGKATARLKESLNNKKNIVSSKFLDQIEFQTLHRWILNSQNKSLKLKFKLKELDIFIIDEMSMVNIDLIESVLNLLANDCKIILVGDKNQLSPVNNCSIWNYLFEYADNSSIKSCVVNLEKTYRNIGDIALISSLIFNNDFSLLNQKIKELEKDNNSKEITISKSREKDIPKDLLFSITSYLKQLNISTSNLSKKKYIFDESIDNLLVNERDLVDKIFLDLQSHLILCEKNSGIWSVEYLNEIVFGQKKPYDLKTLKEGVPIMCTKNNNELGLSNGDIGVLIGLKNKRKYLFRKYNDNNEETVALIDPSNLENVVPAIAITIHKSQGSESEKVNILWSQNYRRNQYAVKEKKDNQNTFCRDDFERRLLYTAVTRAKKSLNIYYLN; encoded by the coding sequence ATGACAAAAACTACTACAGATATTGAAAATTTCCAATACGATCATATATTTAATTTAATCTTAGATATTTTCAAATTTAGTGAAAAAAAATATGGAAATTTCGTAAAAGATGTATTAAGAATTTTATTAGAGTTTGAAAAAAATGGTGAAACTATTATTGATGTTGATAATAGTTTAATAATCTTTGAATTATTAGAAGATGGCTGGCCCAATAAACATATAGATGTTCTAAAAAATAAAGGTTTGATAGGTTCCCTTCATTCTCCATTCGTATTAGTAAATAGAAAGTTATCCTTATCAAAATGGTCAAAAAAGATAGAAAGAGTTATTAATTTATTTTTAAAAAAAATAGATAACGATAATTTAATGAACTCAAGAATTTATAAAGAAGATAATAAAATTGATCAAATTAAAAATATATTTAAATATTCAAACTTAGTTTTTCTTCAAGGAGGACCAGGTACTGGTAAAACCACTTTAATAATAAATTTAATACTAGAACTCCTTCAAGTTGATAACTTTTTAAATATTGGTTTGTCTGCTCCAACTGGTAAAGCTACAGCTCGTTTAAAAGAATCTCTTAATAATAAAAAAAATATTGTCTCTAGCAAATTCCTAGACCAAATAGAATTTCAAACTTTACATAGATGGATTTTAAATTCTCAAAATAAATCTCTAAAGTTGAAATTTAAACTAAAAGAGCTTGATATTTTCATAATTGATGAAATGTCAATGGTTAATATCGATTTGATCGAATCAGTTTTAAATTTGCTAGCAAACGACTGTAAAATTATTTTAGTTGGAGATAAAAATCAATTGTCTCCAGTAAATAACTGTTCTATATGGAATTATTTGTTTGAATATGCCGATAATAGTTCTATTAAATCTTGTGTTGTAAATTTAGAAAAAACTTATAGAAATATTGGAGATATAGCATTAATTAGTAGTTTAATATTTAATAATGATTTTTCTTTACTTAATCAAAAGATAAAAGAATTAGAAAAAGATAATAATTCAAAAGAAATTACTATTTCAAAGAGTAGAGAAAAAGATATTCCAAAAGATCTATTATTTTCTATTACAAGTTATCTAAAACAATTAAATATTTCAACTTCAAATTTAAGTAAAAAAAAATATATATTTGATGAGAGTATTGATAATTTATTGGTTAATGAAAGAGATTTAGTAGATAAGATATTTCTGGATTTACAAAGTCACTTGATTTTATGCGAAAAAAATTCCGGAATATGGAGTGTTGAATATTTGAATGAAATTGTGTTTGGTCAAAAAAAACCTTATGACCTTAAAACTCTTAAAGAGGGTGTTCCGATTATGTGTACAAAAAATAATAATGAACTTGGATTGTCAAATGGGGATATCGGAGTTCTTATAGGTTTAAAAAATAAAAGAAAATATCTTTTTAGAAAATATAATGATAATAACGAAGAAACTGTCGCATTAATTGATCCATCTAATTTAGAAAATGTTGTACCAGCAATAGCGATTACTATTCATAAATCTCAAGGAAGTGAATCTGAAAAAGTAAACATTTTGTGGTCCCAAAATTATAGAAGAAATCAATATGCTGTAAAAGAAAAAAAAGATAATCAAAATACCTTTTGCAGAGATGATTTTGAAAGAAGGTTATTATATACGGCTGTTACAAGAGCGAAAAAATCTTTAAATATATATTATTTAAATTAA